A genomic region of Cannabis sativa cultivar Pink pepper isolate KNU-18-1 chromosome 1, ASM2916894v1, whole genome shotgun sequence contains the following coding sequences:
- the LOC115707722 gene encoding protein ELF4-LIKE 3, which translates to MEGHDTFSGLGNGIGTQIDGKVLQTFQKNFVQVQNILDQNRLLINQINQNHESKIPDNLSRNVGLIRELNNNIRRVVDLYADLSTSFTKSMDASSEGDSSGVLKSDGRAGLKRNRPI; encoded by the coding sequence ATGGAAGGTCATGACACATTTTCTGGGCTAGGAAATGGTATTGGTACCCAGATAGATGGAAAAGTCTTACAAACATTTCAGAAGAACTTTGTTCAAGTTCAGAACATCTTGGATCAAAACAGGCTATTAATCAATCAAATAAACCAAAACCATGAATCAAAGATTCCAGACAATCTCAGCAGAAATGTGGGATTAATCAGAGAGCTCAACAACAACATAAGGAGGGTCGTTGACCTTTATGCTGACCTTTCAACATCTTTCACCAAATCCATGGATGCTTCTTCTGAAGGAGACTCCAGTGGTGTTCTCAAATCTGATGGCAGAGCTGGGCTTAAGAGGAATCGTCCCATttaa